The sequence ATGTAAAGATTTTACATTAGAATCAGTGTTGTAAGAGTGATTTTGGCTTGGTTGGGTCTTTTTATCTTTGCAAAGAAATTCAGAAAAACAGTCATAAAAAACATGCTTATTCACATTTTTTGGTTGGAAAACAGTATTGTGTGTATTAGGGCTGAGAGATACAGCAAAAATTATCAGGATATTATCGGTATCggtaattattgaatattttaaccaGTTTATTTAGAAATAATAGGATTTTCTTTAaccattttatattaatttaccaacattactaaggcaaatagtttttatagtcaaaaacaaaaaaaaaatgtaatccaaaatatgtgatctcttcataataaaataaacaaaagtgttaaagagactcttaaacttgataaataaaaagtgtgtgcaatggtaaagtgtaaatacaGAATAATCAAAGAACAAACCCCAAACTCTGTAAAgaaaactaattataataatcaaatatgaGTTTTTAAGTAAATggactaaccatcattattcaaatacataataCAACATTAAAAATAGTAAAGTTGGATGACTACATAACTCCCTATGCTAAACTAAACTTTCTGACGGGGTGCTGGTggttgggatgcacaagaaaagaaatcaaaaagCCACTCTGGAGACATCctcacatctttttttatttatcatctcctcactgctgctgtaCAGCACtcatatttgcatgtgttgttattctgacctgaagtggaAACCCAAAACTCGcatgtaaaaaaaagtgtgagCGTGTAGTTTCCTTGGCCATTTTCAATGGGCTTTGTGCTCTGCGCTCGTGCTCCCCTCCATgcaactaggcgaccatcaaccgttttctcagaggatgacaaatggacagACCATTGCTGCAGCTTCGCTAGAAGTTTATAGAgcaaagtaaaaagcactgcattgtTTGGATGCACTATGTCTGtggtaattagtctgccattattactgaaatgtgtatgttccacataaagtgtgaagcagattggtaaGTTCTACTAGGCTACTAGTACGCTAGTCTAGTAGTTCTAGTACATtaactaggtgcgcctggaaaatgcGCACACCATGTGTGCATCGCTCCCTATTTTCACTGCAAGTCGCATGACtgcattggaaatgacaaactcacaccctaagcttattggcgtTCCTTCCAAGGCACACGCTAAGCAGccacatttgaataaaattatatCACTTCATACCTAAACTTcataacaaacttttttttttaatcgttatTGAAAATgttgttcggtcaataaatactgatACTGTTTTTATTGCCCAGCCTTAAGTGTGTATATATTTGGGCACATGATGTATGAACATATCTCTGTAGGAATCTTCAGAATATAggtacaaataaaacagactgGTTTATGTAAATAATACTGATGTGTAGATTTATGTTTCAGTGCAGGAGaaataaaaactcattttgtGAAAACCaccttttaaaatatacattgcaattgaaatctacagaccCAAATTGATAAAGTGAGATGAATGACAGGTGCAAGAAAACAACTGTATTCTTGCCTGCATGGTCTTGCCTTAAATCTTTACATttctattaaataataaatgatgctGCTTTGGATTTAATGTTTTTAAGGCCCACTTTGTTGCAGTTCTTGTGCTATTTTTGGTGTTGGCTGAAAAATAGCCCACAAAGGCTAGAAGTTTTCAATTTCATTTTGTTGTACATCCAGTTCTTCTCATGCATTTCTGCGGCAGGGGATCTGGTGGGCAGCTGAGCGTATCGTTCTCATGACACACTCCTCTTGCTTGTTTCATTTCAGATATCAAAGGGTTCTGGTAATGTGCCATGGGGTACGACGTCACCAGGTTCCAAGGAGAGGTGGACGAGGATCTGTTATGTCCCATCTGCAGCGGGGTGCTGGAGGAGCCAGTGCAGGTCTGCGCTTATTTTCATTCAACATCTTAGAACACCTTGAGAAGAGTGTCAGAGGCTCGACCTCTGTCGTGACATTATGGGTTTGTGGTTATCGTGTATCGTTTCTCTGAGACCATTGAGCAAATGAGTTTCACAAGGGAGTTGTCTTTCTGTAAAACCAGCTGGTGGTGGGGAAGTGGCCAAATGTGGGCTATACCAGATAGATACTTTTGTTCACACacattgtatatttaaaaagCTATTTGGATGAATTTCGTAATAAGaggcaatagggtatatgcagaagtatgtggaaggacttttaatttttcagtacCCTGGGTCAAGCACTTCCGatgaactcatttctaataactgatttcttttatctttgccatgatgacagcacataatatttgactagatatctttcaaaacacttctatacatcttaaaatgacatttaaaaacttaactaggttaattaggttaactaggcaggttagggtaattaggcaagttattgtataacgatggtttgttctgtagactattgaaaaaaatatagcttaaaggagctattaattttgaccttaaaatgtttttttaaaaaatgaaaactgcttttattctaactgaaataaaacaaataagactttccccagaagaaaaaatattatcagacatactgtaaaaatttccttgctctgttaaacatcatttgggaaatatttaaaaaagaaaagaattccGATTAATAATTTGGATTTCAACTttaagtctgtgtgtgttttatatagtatatatttttatgtcataACAATGTTTATACATTACGACaataaaaatcaaatgaaattaatcaaaataaaatcacaGTCTAGCAAAAGCTGCGaatgtcatgcacatcttgtcagggatgcacagttctgtgatcagtagtaaaacTCCAAAATCTCAAAGGGCGCTCTTGCAGGCAAACTCCAAACACATCCTAAAGAACAAACCCAGGAAATCCCTGTAGTggttgctgaataaacagaagatttaattgctttcattgattcagtgGAGCTAATAAACTCCAATATGTGGAGTACAACAATATGTGGTTTATCGGAGTTGTTTGTCTTATAATTTCCCTGATAATAAAGTAAATGGTGGAATGCCTTTATCACTGATTAGCTTATTATTGTTCTTGCTAtttttagtagtaataataatagtaatgcatgcatatacagttttttatatacagacttttttttttttaaagatttcacaaatgatgtttaacagagcaaggaaattttcacagtatgtctgataatatttttcttctggagaaagtctttgttttattttggctacaataaaagcagtttagaatttttttaaagccattttaaggtcaatattattagcccccaagcaatattaatatatatatatatatatatatatatatatatatatatatatatatatatatatatatatatatatataattgtttacagaacaaaccactgttatacaaggaTTTACCTAATTAATccaattaacctagtaaagcctttaaattgcactttaagctgatttctagtgtcttgaaaaatatctagtaattattatgtgctgtcatcatcgCAAAGATTTAAAAAATCGGCTATGATTGTGTTATTAACGAGTTACATtaattaatgagttattaaatgtgttgaaaaaaatctttccgttaaacagaaattgggggaaaaaatatacataggggctaataataagggacttcagctgtatatgtaaTATGAATACGTTTACACAGCTAAAGTGTCTAAAAAAGGCACATCAGTTGGCTGCAAAAGTCAATGCACACTGAGTTCCAGTTACATCCTGATCAatctgtgtgttgtgtgttgtctCAGGCCCCGCACTGTGAGCATGCCTTCTGTAACGCCTGCATCACGCAGTGGTTTGCGCAGCAGCAGATCTGCCCTGTGGACCGCACCGTGGTGACTCTCGCACACCTTCGCCCCGTCCCCCGCATCATGCGCAACATGCTCTCCAAGCTGCAGATCTCGTGTGATAACGCCGGCTTCGGCTGCACGGCCACCCTTCGCCTCGACCAGCTACAGTCGCACCTCAAAGACTGCGAGCACAACCCCAAACGGCCCGTCACGTGTGAGGAAGGCTGCGGGTAGGTCATGAACCACTATCTTCATCTTTGTGTTCTCACTTACTAACGCACAGCGATCTTTAGGAGAAGAATGTGTTGCTTTTGAATCGTTTTCTATGCCAAAATGTGCTGCACCAGAGTGGGGGGTTTCAGCTCTGTTcacagtttttttaatgtgtcAATGGCAGATAATTGTCTTTAGGGTTTGTTTGACATATTAATCACAcctactttttttcttttattgctCTGCAGGCTAGAAATGCCCAAAGATGAGATGCCCAATCATAACTGTATTAAGCACCTTCGCAGTGTGGTGCAGCAACAGCAGACCAAAATTGCAGATCTGGAGAAAACTGCAGCGGAGCACAAGCACCAACTTGCAGAACAGGTCTGACCTTTGTGTTTTATACCTTATCACAAAGCTGCCTGAGTGTCACTGTCATGGCATTTATCTAGGATCCTCACTTCTGTTCAGCAAACATTAGAGTTCTCACATGTctttaaagtacttgaatttcaaaCATGTGGATTCAAGGCCTAGAAAGTacttatggctgtttccactgagtggtacattaCTGTacaggtcggtacgggtcacctttattaggcttgcgtttccactgccaaaagggtaccagtttggtgggcgtggtgtaccaCAGAAAGTTTCAATAGATGTCATTCctgctcaaggaaatgtcaaagtaaagctgtacaggttgtttacatatcatataagaagcacttctcacaaaacagatgctttacacacataaatacttgtgtagaaatgttcattactaacttttctatgaacaggatttgattataactgcagatcaatgattaacgtctgcaattatagaaaataaatgaataaatgcaaca comes from Danio aesculapii chromosome 23, fDanAes4.1, whole genome shotgun sequence and encodes:
- the rnf41 gene encoding E3 ubiquitin-protein ligase NRDP1, which produces MGYDVTRFQGEVDEDLLCPICSGVLEEPVQAPHCEHAFCNACITQWFAQQQICPVDRTVVTLAHLRPVPRIMRNMLSKLQISCDNAGFGCTATLRLDQLQSHLKDCEHNPKRPVTCEEGCGLEMPKDEMPNHNCIKHLRSVVQQQQTKIADLEKTAAEHKHQLAEQKRDIQLLKAYMRAIRSANPNLQNLEESIEYNEILEWVNSLQPARVTRWGGMISTPDAVLQAVIKRSLIDSGCPLSIVNDLIENAHERNWPQGLATLETRQMNRRYYENYVAKRIPGKQAVVVMACENQHMGEDMILEPGLVMIFAHGVEEIL